The following DNA comes from Spirulina major PCC 6313.
CGGGCTTTGGTGATAAACAGGCCTTGATCGCCGTAGGGGAGGGCGAAATAGTGCGATCGCCACTGCACCAACCGCTCCACCCAGCGCAAGGCGGGCCGCTCGTCCGCAATCTGTAATTGAAACGCCCCGACGATCACCCCCGGTTTGGCTAAGGTCATCTCGACCCAATGGGGAAAGTCGGGCGGCAATTGGGTATCGGCATGGAGAAACAGGAGAATGTCCCCGCTGGCTTGGCTGGCTCCGTAGTTCAGTTGGTGGGCGCGGCCGGGTTGGGGGGCGGTGAATACCGTTGCACCGTAGGATTGGGCGAGGGCGACGGTGCGATCGCCACTGCCCCCATCCACCACAATTACCTCTAGATTGGGCATCGCCACCAGGGGCGGCACGGTGAGCGGTAGGGTCGTGGCTTCGTTAAAAACAGGAATAATAATAGAGATCATGGCCTGTTGCGGCTGATCGCAGGCGTTCACGCCGGATTCGTCCGAGGGGGGCGATCCCGCTGATCCACCTGCTGTACATTTCACGAATTTTAGACAATGGGTATTGATTTTGACTCGGTGGGGATTGAGCCGTCAGCGGCGGTGGTGCGGTGGCGCGATCGCCTCCGGGCTGAACGAGCGATCGCGGTGATTCGCGCCCCGGACTATCACATCGGCATCGCCATGGCCGAAGCGGTGATCGCCGGGGGGGTGGGCATGGTGGAAATTACCTGGCAGAGCGATCGCGCCGCTGAGTTAATCACCCACCTCCGCGCAGCGTTTCCCCACTGTTGCATCGGCACAGGCACGATTCTCACCCCGGAACACCTCCACACCGCCCACCAGGCCGGGGCCGAATTCGTTTTCTCCCCCCACAGCGATCGCACCTTGATCGATCACGCCCAGACCCTCGACCTACCGATCATTCCCGGTGCGCTCACCCCGACGGAAATTCTCCAAGCCTGGCAATGGGGGGCGGCCTGCGTCAAGGTGTTTCCCGTCCAAGCCGTGGGCGGTGTGGACTATTTCCGCGCCATTCGCACCCCCGTTTGTGAGCCGTTGCTGATTCCCACCGGGGGCGTGACCTTGGCGAATCTGACGGATTTTCTCGCGGCAGGTGCGATCGCTGTCGGTCTCGCGGGGGATTTATTTCCCAAAGTGGCCCTCAATGCCCAGGATTGGCCCGCCATTACGCAACGGGCCCAAAAGCTGCGATCGCTCCTCACACAATGGCAGCACCAAAACCCTGAAAACCCCAGTCTCTAAGCGATCGCGCTGCCGTACCCTGGAATCATTCCGTTAAGCATTGTTGCCGATTGTGATAAATCACTAAAAACCGATCGGAATACTGGGGATTTATGGCAAGATAGCAAAATCACAGATTTGTGATTGAAGCTGTTCAGGAGATGATGCTCTAATGACCTTACAACTTGGTGATACCGTACCCGATTTTACTCAGGACTCCTCAGAAGGAGAAATTTCCTTTCATTCCTGGGCTGGCGACAGTTGGGT
Coding sequences within:
- a CDS encoding TIGR04283 family arsenosugar biosynthesis glycosyltransferase: MKCTAGGSAGSPPSDESGVNACDQPQQAMISIIIPVFNEATTLPLTVPPLVAMPNLEVIVVDGGSGDRTVALAQSYGATVFTAPQPGRAHQLNYGASQASGDILLFLHADTQLPPDFPHWVEMTLAKPGVIVGAFQLQIADERPALRWVERLVQWRSHYFALPYGDQGLFITKARFEQWGGFPDLPIMEDFVWVRQMGKRGKIAIAPAAVHTSARRWQRLGVVKTTGINQLMILGYACGINPQRLARWYRSWR
- a CDS encoding bifunctional 4-hydroxy-2-oxoglutarate aldolase/2-dehydro-3-deoxy-phosphogluconate aldolase, which translates into the protein MGIDFDSVGIEPSAAVVRWRDRLRAERAIAVIRAPDYHIGIAMAEAVIAGGVGMVEITWQSDRAAELITHLRAAFPHCCIGTGTILTPEHLHTAHQAGAEFVFSPHSDRTLIDHAQTLDLPIIPGALTPTEILQAWQWGAACVKVFPVQAVGGVDYFRAIRTPVCEPLLIPTGGVTLANLTDFLAAGAIAVGLAGDLFPKVALNAQDWPAITQRAQKLRSLLTQWQHQNPENPSL